One genomic window of Caldivirga maquilingensis IC-167 includes the following:
- a CDS encoding glycosyltransferase family 4 protein encodes MRVLHLSWEYPPHIVGGLGRHVYYITHELIKLGVNIDVATVGYEDTHVIDEGVNVHLIDAFKVRVPDFSSWVHSFNIFMMMDLSHISEVDAIHVHDWLTAPAGIVLKHRFKIPLIATIHATEYGRRGGLHSLESKHIHEWEWLLAYEAWKIIVCSNYMANEVKSVFGVPDDKIVMIPNGIDKALLSFKPKYDRSRYAYPWELLIVFYGRLVYEKGPDSVIRAFAKLMSRMSNIKLVIIGDGPMREYLVNLANQLGLGSKVYFTGKVSDDELYSIIAHSNLVILPSRYEPFGISALEAMALGKPLIATNRGGPTDFIRHMENGVLINPDNPDEIAYYAEMLLKDEGLARRLANEARGTIMKGYTWDIIAKKTYELYKTIIEERAKVNW; translated from the coding sequence ATGAGGGTACTTCATCTTTCCTGGGAGTACCCACCACACATAGTTGGTGGCTTAGGTAGGCACGTGTACTACATAACCCATGAGCTCATTAAACTGGGTGTTAATATTGATGTAGCCACTGTGGGTTATGAAGACACCCACGTTATTGATGAGGGTGTTAACGTGCATTTAATCGACGCATTCAAGGTTAGGGTACCTGACTTCTCATCATGGGTTCACTCCTTCAACATATTCATGATGATGGATTTAAGCCACATAAGTGAGGTTGATGCAATTCACGTTCACGACTGGTTAACTGCACCGGCAGGTATTGTGCTTAAGCATAGGTTTAAGATACCCTTAATAGCCACAATACACGCCACGGAATACGGCAGGAGGGGTGGATTGCATAGCCTTGAGTCCAAGCATATTCATGAGTGGGAGTGGTTACTTGCCTATGAGGCATGGAAGATCATAGTCTGCAGCAACTACATGGCCAATGAGGTGAAGAGCGTCTTCGGTGTGCCTGATGATAAAATAGTTATGATACCTAACGGCATAGATAAGGCGCTACTCAGCTTTAAGCCTAAGTACGACCGCTCCAGGTACGCTTACCCCTGGGAATTACTAATAGTGTTCTACGGTAGGTTAGTTTACGAGAAGGGTCCTGACTCTGTGATTAGGGCTTTCGCCAAGTTAATGAGCAGGATGAGTAACATTAAACTCGTAATAATTGGTGATGGGCCGATGAGGGAGTACTTAGTTAACCTGGCTAATCAACTTGGGTTAGGTAGTAAGGTTTACTTCACAGGTAAGGTGAGTGACGATGAGTTATACAGCATAATAGCTCACTCAAATCTAGTCATATTGCCAAGTAGATATGAGCCATTCGGTATAAGTGCACTTGAGGCCATGGCGCTTGGTAAACCATTAATAGCAACTAATAGGGGTGGGCCAACGGACTTCATTAGACATATGGAGAATGGGGTATTAATCAACCCAGATAACCCTGATGAAATAGCCTACTACGCCGAGATGCTGCTTAAGGATGAGGGCTTAGCCCGTAGGTTAGCTAATGAGGCTAGGGGAACGATAATGAAGGGGTACACTTGGGATATTATAGCTAAGAAAACTTATGAACTCTATAAAACAATAATTGAGGAGAGGGCTAAGGTTAATTGGTAA
- a CDS encoding Hsp20/alpha crystallin family protein, producing MEVQIVKEEQQVVNNPPNIGREITELEKSLRRIISSLVVTGSKDIDREPPIDIYEDGDKVIVLFDMPGVRKEQIKLRIGMNYIEVNVEPTAYIATGKPVLLERFSNYKLHRRVELPFNVKLDDVKAYYKDGVLQVHLTKLPGYNTAEVAIE from the coding sequence ATGGAGGTTCAGATTGTTAAGGAGGAGCAGCAGGTAGTTAATAACCCACCCAACATAGGTAGGGAAATCACTGAACTTGAGAAATCCCTGAGGAGGATAATAAGTAGTCTAGTAGTCACAGGTAGTAAGGATATTGATAGGGAACCACCCATAGATATATATGAGGATGGGGATAAGGTTATAGTGCTCTTCGACATGCCTGGTGTACGTAAGGAGCAGATTAAGCTTAGAATTGGTATGAATTACATTGAGGTTAATGTTGAACCCACCGCCTATATTGCCACTGGGAAACCAGTACTGCTTGAGAGGTTTAGTAACTATAAGCTACATAGGAGGGTTGAGTTACCGTTTAACGTGAAGCTTGATGACGTTAAGGCGTATTATAAGGATGGTGTACTTCAGGTTCACTTAACTAAACTACCAGGTTATAATACAGCTGAGGTCGCTATTGAATAA